A genomic region of Fusarium oxysporum Fo47 chromosome VI, complete sequence contains the following coding sequences:
- a CDS encoding phosphoenolpyruvate carboxykinase-domain-containing protein has translation MNDPVKRSASLYSNQLLKGPSTQIKASGTGLFKMLPNNVNKTSLHPTGVTPHQEHTELEQELHDKAHIDYDRVAIIPNPSVAALYEDALVYETGTAITSSGALTAYSGAKTGRSPLDKRIVEEASSKDNIWWGPVNKPMTPEVWKINRERAVDYLNTRSRIYVIDGFAGWDEKYRIRVRVICARAYHALFMRNMLIRPSREELKDFHPDYTIYNAGKFPANRYTEGMTSGTSVAINFEQKEMVILGTEYAGEMKKGVFTVLFYEMPIKHNVLTLHSSANEGKNGDVTLFFGLSGTGKTTLSADPNRALIGDDEHCWSDNGVFNIEGGCYAKTIGLSAEKEPDIFGAIRYGSVLENVVFDPLTREVDYDDATLTENTRCAYPIEYISNAKIPCLSPNSPSNIILLTCDARGVLPPISKLDRNQTMFHFISGYTSKMAGTEDGVTEPQATFSSCFAQPFLALHPMKYAKMLADKIETHKANAWLLNTGWVGAGFAQGGKRCPLKYTRAILDAIHSGELANVEYENYEVFNLQVPKTCPNVPSELLNPSKAWTAGEDSFKTEVVKLGKLFRENFTKYESEATEDVVKAGPVV, from the exons ATGAATGACCCCGTCAAAAGAAGTGCTTCTCTCTATTCAAATCAACTTCTCAAAGGTCCAAGCACACAAATCAAGGCTTCAGGAACCGGTTTATTCAAGA TGCTTCCCAACAACGTTAACAAGACTTCCCTGCACCCTACCGGTGTTAC TCCTCACCAGGAGCACACCGAGCTGGAACAAGAGCTCCACGACAAGGCTCACATCGATTATGACCGTGTCGCCATT ATTCCCAACCCTTCAGTCGCTGCCCTCTACGAGGATGCTCTTGTCTACGAGACCGGTACCGCTATCACCTCCAGCGGTGCCCTGACTGCCTACTCTGGTGCCAAGACTGGTCGATCCCCTCTTGACAAGCGAATTGTCGAGGAGGCTTCTTCCAAGGACAACATCTG GTGGGGACCTGTCAACAAGCCCATGACTCCTGAG GTCTGGAAGATCAACCGAGAACGTGCTGTCGATTACCTCAACACACGAAGCCGTATCTATGTCATCGATGGTTTCGCCGGCTGGGACGAGAAGTACCGCATCCGAGTCCGAGTTATCTGCGCCCGTGCCTACCATGCTCTCTTCATGCGAAACATGCTTATCCGACCTTCACgagaggagctcaaggactTCCACCCCGACTACACCATCTACAATGCCGGCAAGTTCCCCGCCAACAGATACACTGAGGGTATGACCTCTGGTACCTCCGTTGCCATCAACTTCGAGCAGAAGGAGATGGTCATCCTCGGTACCGAGTACGCTggtgagatgaagaagggtgtCTTCACTGTCCTCTTCTACGAGATGCCTATCAAGCACAACGTCCTCACTCTCCACTCCTCTGCCAACGAGGGCAAGAACGGCGATGTTACACTCTTCTTCGGTCTCTCTGGAACTGGCAAGACCACTCTCTCCGCCGACCCCAACCGAGCTCTCATTGGTGACGACGAGCACTGCTGGTCCGACAACGGTGTCTTCAACATCGAGGGAGGTTGCTACGCTAAGACCATTGGCCTGTCGGCCGAGAAGGAGCCCGATATTTTTGGCGCTATCCGATACGGTTCCGTCCTCGAGAACGTCGTCTTCGACCCTCTCACCCGTGAGGTCGACTACGACGATGCCACCCTCACTGAGAACACCCGATGTGCCTACCCCATCGAGTACATTTCCAACGCCAAGATTCCTTGCCTGTCTCCCAACTCCCCTTccaacatcatcctcctcacaTGTGACGCCCGCGGTGTTCTGCCCCCTATCTCCAAGCTCGACCGCAACCAGACCATGTTCCACTTCATCTCTGGTTACACCTCCAAGATGGCCGGTACTGAGGACGGCGTCACCGAGCCCCAGGCTACCTTCTCCAGCTGCTTCGCCCAGCCATTCCTTGCTCTGCACCCCATGAAGTACGCCAAGATGCTTGCCGACAAGATCGAGACTCACAAGGCCAACGCCTGGCTCCTCAACACCGGTTGGGTTGGTGCCGGTTTCGCTCAGGGTGGCAAGCGATGCCCTCTCAAGTACACTCGTGCCATTCTCGATGCCATCCACTCTGGCGAACTTGCCAATGTCGAGTATGAGAACTATGAGGTCTTCAACCTCCAGGTTCCCAAGACCTGCCCCAACGTTCCCTCAGAGCTTCTCAACCCCTCCAAGGCTTGGACCGCTGGCGAGGACAGCTTCAAGACCGAGGTTGTCAAGCTGGGCAAGCTCTTCCGCGAGAACTTCACCAAGTACGAGAGCGAGGCTACCGAGGATGTCGTCAAGGCTGGTCCCGTTGTCtaa
- a CDS encoding RanGTP-binding protein-domain-containing protein encodes MDEFLATVGVQAMRYAIRSGIALTSSYAVGQCSKLLKSVEDKAVHAELKTLRNLLDSKIKIISPAIDLIEFKSGRGNVFLESATPLAKSLHKDIVSLGRRIESATTVYSNSRSNNAQTRSPSASHDSLLAIITAIKGLLDRIDREIPLLQLAITASGESLSTSLPSGISPSRLLQASTLLTVGDTQFAQDPNRPVQIGPIFTLSLYMLFLGHASTLMPHTTSQVTDTTISTNGHCSETPSIGTRYGIGEGERKPLWQEVLHKARVRICRTRRDFYFDSKRGYCAKPLKDHDFPLPAPESTGGGEYAYHLEVIEDLDDGRLHDDEHNIQPYDDIPRAGIRESIPVHQLSKIFYTDTGRILNIGSATDSEQRPVLLLKRDTQALLARQETDDVGGFLEGLEDDDKSETSISASDEDDQAEIDRQLLEGLGRPVLEDSNVVPASDHFFKWKFPSHLDPEWVALEVYEEDDEDDVGEDDDTDSVGSTRLELPKCMTSNPGTPRDRRSLDSNVVDQIKRLSLNSPDKLGSLQAVTAAETENFVARSPFGAITTSLSLMEMLIRLASLQEFQQTSHLSIPDHILTFFLEETSTTGLIGETQWRARSEAKRRMGFDPYTDAPTK; translated from the exons ATGGATGAGTTCCTCGCAACAGTTGGCGTTCAAGCCATGAGATATGCCATTCGCTCCGGTATCGCCCTAACATCGTCATATGCCGTCGGTCAATGTTCAAAACTACTCAAGTCAGTTGAAGACAAGGCTGTCCATGCTGAACTCAAAACGTTAAGAAACTTGCTTGATAGCAAAATAAAG ATCATCTCACCAGCCATAGACTTGATTGAGTTCAA GTCAGGTCGTGGAAATGTATTTCTCGAATCAGCAACTCCCCTTGCGAAATCATTGCATAAGGACATTGTCTCGCTGGGACGTCGCATAGAGTCAGCAACTACTGTCTATTCAAACTCAAGGAGTAACAATGCCCAGACACGTTCACCATCTGCCAGCCACGACAGCCTGCTGGCTATCATCACCGCCATAAAGGGTCTGCTGGACCGGATCGATCGTGAGATCCCGCTTCTGCAGTTGGCCATTACTGCATCTGGGGAGAGCCTTTCCACATCTCTACCTTCTGGCATATCACCATCCAGACTGCTGCAGGCCAGCACACTACTCACCGTCGGCGACACACAGTTCGCACAAGATCCAAATAGACCAGTCCAGATTGGCCCAATCTTTACCCTATCTCTCTACATGCTCTTTCTCGGACATGCATCCACACTGATGCCACACACCACCTCTCAAGTTACAGACACCACGATCTCTACTAATGGCCACTGTTCAGAAACGCCAAGCATCGGAACTAGGTACGGGATAGGTGAAGGGGAGCGGAAGCCACTGTGGCAGGAAGTATTACACAAGGCACGAGTTCGCATCTGCAGAACTCGCAGGGACTTCTACTTCGACAGTAAGCGAGGCTACTGTGCGAAGCCATTGAAAGACCACGATTTTCCCCTTCCAGCTCCTGAATCGACCGGTGGGGGAGAGTATGCATACCACCTGGAGGTTATCGAAGACCTTGACGATGGTCGTCTCCACGATGACGAGCATAATATTCAGCCATACGACGACATTCCTCGAGCAGGTATTCGCGAATCCATTCCTGTACATCAGTTGTCCAAGATATTTTACACGGATACAGGCAGAATTTTGAACATTGGGTCCGCCACTGACAGCGAGCAAAGACCAGTCTTGCTTTTGAAACGAGACACTCAAGCTCTGCTGGCCCGCCAGGAAACCGATGATGTCGGTGGGTTTCTTGAAGGACTTGAGGACGATGATAAGAGCGAGACATCAATTTCGGCGAGTGATGAGGACGATCAAGCCGAGATTGACAGGCAACTTCTAGAGGGTCTCGGACGCCCGGTACTGGAAGACAGCAATGTCGTGCCGGCGAGCGACCATTTCTTCAAGTGGAAATTCCCATCACATCTGGATCCGGAGTGGGTGGCCCTCGAGGTGtacgaagaagatgatgaagatgatgttgggGAAGACGACGATACCGACTCCGTGGGTTCAACGAGGCTCGAGCTGCCAAAGTGTATGACATCAAACCCGGGTACGCCTCGTGACAGGAGATCTTTAGACTCGAATGTTGTCGATCAAATCAAGAGACTATCTTTGAACAGCCCTGATAAACTGGGCTCTCTACAAGCAGTCACAGCAGCCGAGACAGAGAATTTTGTCGCTCGATCGCCATTTGGGGCGATCACGACATCTCTATCTCTAATGGAGATGCTGATACGACTGGCTAGTCTCCAGGAGTTTCAGCAGACATCTCATCTGTCTATTCCTGACCACATACTCACTTTCTTCCTGGAGGAGACATCGACCACAGGGTTGATTGGCGAAACGCAGTGGAGGGCTCGGAGCGAAGCAAAGCGTCGTATGGGGTTTGATCCTTATACCGACGCACCGACgaagtag
- a CDS encoding P-loop containing nucleoside triphosphate hydrolase protein yields the protein MATPNSWEDDPAAQDENLAQQAQQQLNMNNPAPAQGGFRPGIASFQPGAASFQPGQAYGGYAPQYQQQQQQQYYQQGYYPQYGAQQGYNQYNQGYGGYNNQGYAGGGYPQYGQQQQQQPQQPVAPTIAQRPAADAPAAAPSQPAAATAPKPKVISISGDASGPKPKTKVLSISGTGAATPVKQEEPPKAEPTDKPEAGQKAAAVKAIEKTGEKAGKAATAKTSGKTSPSPGSGRNSPTAGEKKAAAREVDAVEKEQAADVDQETLKEIYGKEHVNIIFMGHVDAGKSTLGGSILYATGMVDERTMDKYKREAKDLGRESWYLSWVMDLNKEERTQGKTIEVGRGFFETEKRRYSILDAPGHKMYVPNMIGGASQADVGILVISARKGEYETGFERGGQTREHAMLAKTQGVNKLIVAVNKMDDPTVEWSHERYQECTTKLAQFLKGTGYNLKTDVYFLPIAAQQMMGIKTRIPKDVAPWWDGPALLEYLDSMKALERKVNAPFMLPINGKYRDLGTMVEGKIEAGVVKKGMNMIMMPNKTNVEAAAVYGEQEEEVQLAQCGDQVRIRLKGIEEDDILPGFVLCSPKRLVHTVAEFEAQIRILELKSILTAGFNCVLHVHSAIEEVTFAALLHKLQKGTNRKSKNPPTHAKKGDSIIARMQVIGGAGAVCVEKFEDYPQMGRFTLRDQGQTIAIGKITKLIFNEA from the exons ATGGCGACACCTAACTCTTGGGAGGACGATCCCGCTGCTCAGGATGAGAACCTCGCTCAGcaggctcagcagcagcttaACATGAACAACCCCGCCCCCGCGCAAGGAGGCTTCCGACCTGGCATCGCCTCTTTCCAGCCTGGTGCTGCTTCATTCCAGCCCGGCCAAGCATATGGAGGATATGCACCTCaataccagcagcagcagcagcagcaatactATCAGCAAGGCTACTACCCTCAATATGGTGCTCAGCAGGGTTACAACCAGTACAACCAGGGTTATGGTGGTTACAACAACCAAGGCTATG CAGGTGGTGGCTATCCCCAGTAtggccaacaacagcaacaacaacctcaGCAGCCCGTTGCTCCCACGATTGCTCAACGACCTGCCGCCGATGCTCCCGCTGCTGCCCCCAGTCAGCCTGCTGCCGCTACCGCCCCTAAGCCCAAGGTGATCAGCATCAGCGGCGATGCTTCCGGtcccaagcccaagacgAAGGTCCTCTCCATCTCAGGAACCGGCGCTGCTACTCCCGTCAAGCAAGAAGAACCCCCCAAGGCTGAGCCTACCGATAAGCCCGAGGCTGGTCAGAAGGCCGCAGCCGTAAAGGCCATCGAGAAGACAGGCGAGAAGGCCGGTAAGGCTGCCACCGCTAAGACTTCTGGCAAGACCTCACCAAGCCCTGGCTCTGGTCGCAACAGTCCCACCGCtggtgagaagaaggctgccgCCCGAGAGGTTGATGCCGTCGAAAAGGAGCAGGCCGCCGATGTCGACCAGGAGACTCTCAAGGAAATTTACGGCAAGGAGCAcgtcaacatcatcttcatgggGCACGTTGATGCCGGAAAGTCAACTCTTGGTGGTTCGATCTTGTATGCTACCGGTATGGTCGACGAGCGAACCATGGACAAGTACAAGAGGGAGGCCAAGGACTTGGGCCGCGAGTCTTGGTACCTGTCATGGGTCATGGATCTGAACAAGGAGGAGCGAACACAAGGAAAGACCATCGAAGTTGGCCGTGGTTTCTTCGAGACCGAGAAGCGTCGTTACAGTATCCTCGATGCCCCTGGCCACAAGATGTATGTCCCCAACATGATTGGAGGTGCCTCTCAGGCCGATGTTGGTATCCTGGTTATTTCCGCCCGAAAAGGCGAGTACGAGACAGGTTTCGAGAGAGGTGGACAAACCCGTGAGCACGCCATGCTGGCCAAGACACAGGGTGTCAACAAACTCATCGTTGCCGTTAACAAGATGGACGACCCCACCGTGGAGTGGTCTCACGAGCGATACCAGGAGTGCACCACCAAGCTCGCTCAGTTCCTCAAAGGCACTGGCTATAACCTCAAGACTGATGTTTACTTCCTACCTATCGCCGCTCAGCAAATGATGGGTATCAAGACCCGCATCCCCAAGGATGTCGCTCCCTGGTGGGATGGTCCCGCGCTGCTCGAGTATCTTGACAGCATGAAGGCTCTTGAACGCAAGGTCAACGCTCCTTTCATGTTGCCCATCAATGGCAAGTACCGTGATCTTGGTACGATGGTGGAAGGCAAGAttgaggctggtgttgtcaagaaggGTATGAACATGATCATGATGCCCAACAAGACCAACGTAGAAGCTGCTGCCGTCTACGGCGAGCAGGAAGAGGAGGTTCAGCTAGCTCAGTGTGGTGACCAAGTGCGAATAAGGCTCAAGGGTATTGAGGAGGACGATATCTTGCCCGGATTCGTGCTTTGCTCGCCAAAGAGACTGGTGCACACTGTCGCTGAATTTGAAGCCCAGATCCGTATCCTGGAGCTCAAGAGTATTCTGACTGCTGGCTTCAACTGCGTGCTGCATGTCCACTCTGCCATTGAGGAGGTAACATTCGCAGCCCTTCTACACAAGCTTCAAAAGGGAACAAACCGCAAGAGCAAGAACCCCCCTACACATGCCAAGAAGGGCGACAGTATCATCGCCCGTATGCAAGTGATTGGCGGAGCAGGCGCTGTGTGCGTGGAGAAGTTCGAGGACTATCCCCAGATGGGTCGCTTCACCTTGCGAGACCAG GGACAAACCATTGCTATCGGCAAGATTACGAAGCTCATCTTCAATGAGGCTTAA
- a CDS encoding uncharacterized protein (expressed protein): protein MSKVLSTFSPWSRHIPKTVPLCRCFSETISPRKGIPRLVAVAEEYTTTEAFRSRSFELEKPVVFGKDQGSPAANLPALENWFIDEEDPYYTTHTTTPRQPLSWHFRRFRNPMVTYEIYAPSQKQKDSLVMFRDSLDRDIHDDAIARSWDNCFNQEAMVDGVLDETVNNIVNRDFYRFTAPLRLFNKIYHFNKVLLSMGLPRISVYIAQCSIGDLPKTLQDDLPTPEIIKFVGKGDIYDSSIWLGLVPTYTPLHRDPNPNFFCQLSGNKVLRLMLPKSGDALFGEIQAKMEKTDNGRLRTEDMMQGEEREMLHDAVWGDDKAPVGLFEVVLEPGDSMFIPAHYWHSVKSVGWDGEVNCSVNWWFR, encoded by the coding sequence ATGAGCAAAGTTCTATCTACCTTCTCACCATGGAGTCGGCATATACCAAAGACGGTTCCTCTATGCCGTTGTTTCAGTGAGACAATATCACCAAGAAAGGGAATACCGCGACTGGTAGCAGTAGCTGAGGAATACACCACCACTGAAGCATTTCGCTCACGATCATTTGAACTCGAAAAGCCAGTCGTCTTTGGTAAAGACCAGGGTTCACCGGCTGCCAATCTGCCTGCGTTGGAGAACTGGTTTATAGACGAGGAAGACCCATACTACACAACGCACACAACAACTCCACGGCAGCCTTTGTCGTGGCACTTCCGCCGCTTTCGCAATCCCATGGTCACTTATGAGATATACGCTCCATCTCAGAAGCAGAAGGACAGCCTTGTGATGTTTCGAGATTCTCTTGACAGAGATATCCACGATGATGCCATTGCGAGGAGTTGGGACAACTGTTTCAATCAGGAGGCTATGGTTGACGGTGTCCTCGACGAAACAGTCAACAATATAGTCAACAGGGATTTCTATCGATTCACTGCACCTCTCCGTCTTTTCAATAAGATATACCACTTCAATAAAGTCTTGCTGAGCATGGGGCTTCCGAGAATATCAGTCTACATTGCTCAGTGCTCCATAGGGGATCTCCCCAAGACCCTCCAGGACGACCTTCCCACTCCAGAAATCATCAAGTTTGTTGGAAAGGGAGACATATACGACTCTAGCATATGGCTCGGCCTAGTGCCGACGTATACACCTCTACACCGAGATCCAAACCCCAACTTCTTCTGCCAGCTGTCCGGGAACAAGGTCCTCAGGCTCATGCTACCAAAGTCGGGAGACGCACTCTTCGGCGAAATACAAGCTAAAATGGAAAAGACAGACAATGGTCGGCTACGAACGGAGGATATGATGCAGGGCGAGGAGCGGGAAATGCTGCATGATGCTGTTTGGGGCGACGATAAAGCACCAGTAGGGCTTTTCGAGGTTGTGCTAGAGCCTGGCGACTCCATGTTTATCCCTGCACATTATTGGCATTCTGTTAAGAGCgtgggatgggatggagAAGTGAACTGCTCGGTCAATTGGTGGTTTCGATGA
- a CDS encoding casein kinase II regulatory subunit-domain-containing protein, with protein MSTSSGVPESWISSFCSLLGHEYFAEVSEEFIEDDFNLTGLQSQVAMYKEALEMILDVEPEDDEEEEEEEEEEEDENESDPERLTRAASERRHHRMASDLSVIESSAEMLYGLIHQRFICSRAGIQQMSEKYELGHFGCCPRTNCDQARTLPVGLSDIPGEDTVKLFCPSCLDVYVPPNSRFQTVDGAFFGRTFGSLFLLTFPEYDLTKRGIEVLSSTSSRVNEGDGLINGMYAKNIGPGLGRERIYEPRIYGFRVSERARSGPRMQWLRERPTDINELDEARLYAEQNPDSEDDDENSGQAGVNGRVMVRRRPPGNARLRQRQNNNGSPMALSTNGAESEL; from the exons ATGTCGACCTCTTCGGGCGTCCCCGAGTCCTGGATATCCAGTTTCTGCTCTCTGCTCGGCCATGAATACTTTGCCGAAGTCTCGGAGGAGTTTATCGAGGATGACTTCAACCTGACTGGTCTGCAGTCCCAGGTTGCCATGTACAAGGAAGCATTGGAG ATGATCCTGGATGTGGAACCagaggacgacgaggaagaggaggaagaagaggaggaggaggaggacgagaACGAGTCAGACCCAGAACGCTTGACCAGAGCAGCCAGCGAGCGGAGGCATCACCGCATGGCCAGCGACTTGTCCGTCATCGAATCCTCTGCCGAGATGCTGTACGGCCTCATCCACCAACGCTTTATCTGCTCCAGGGCCGGCATCCAGCAGATGAGTGAAAAGTACGAACTGGGCCATTTTGGTTGCTGTCCCAGGACAAACTGTGACCAAGCTCGCACTCTACCCGTTGGCCTCTCCGATATCCCTGGCGAGGACACggtcaagctcttctgccCATCATGTTTAGACGTTTACGTCCCGCCCAACAGCCGTTTCCAAACCGTTGACGGCGCCTTCTTTGGTCGTACTTTCGGctctctctttctccttACTTTCCCAGAATATGACCTTACTAAGCGTGGTATCGAAGTGCTGTCATCCACGAGCTCCCGTGTTAACGAAGGCGATGGCCTCATCAACGGCATGTACGCAAAGAATATTGGCCCTGGTCTAGGCCGTGAGCGTATATACGAGCCTCGCATTTATGGTTTCCGCGTTTCTGAGAGAGCCCGTTCTGGCCCCAGGATGCAGTGGCTCCGTGAACGCCCCACAGATATTAACGAGCTCGACGAAGCCCGTCTCTATGCAGAACAGAACCCTGACTcggaggatgacgacgagaacAGCGGTCAAGCTGGTGTTAATGGCAGAGTTATGGTTCGTCGACGCCCTCCTGGAAACGCTCGCCTTCGCCAGAGACAGAACAACAATGGTAGCCCCATGGCTCTGTCCACTAATGGAGCTGAATCCGAGTTGTAG